In the Clarias gariepinus isolate MV-2021 ecotype Netherlands chromosome 10, CGAR_prim_01v2, whole genome shotgun sequence genome, GAGCCAAGATAAATTTTATTGCATAGCCATGGGCATATTTGGGTAACTAGGGAAAGaagtgcatgaagtgatgcacccataaTGCATTGTGCTCACTCTACAAGCTGGGGTATGATCTGCAGTTggtgaagtcagctgactacttgaatttactgaatgaccaggttatctgataactggatttttttcttccctgacgTCAtagtatgtgggtgtgtgactGAATTTTAGACTTCCAACTTGTTTAGGAATTGCAGGGAGCTCAAGGCACTCATAATTTGGTGAGGTTTTCATAGTAACTTGACATATGACTGCTAAACAGTTTAATGTGCCAGTTGTGGCCTTTTTTGAAGttatttatgaaaaattatCCAGATTCTACTGTAAGTTGGTTCATAGGAGCTCTCAATATGCAGTCGAAAAAGgtgctgatatactgtatgtgaaggaGAGCATCATTAgattaataaaactaaacagcTCTATTATAAAGATACATTCTTAAGAAACAGGACTGCACTGGTGAGCTCTGAACACCCAAAGCCTTGAAGGCCACCAAAGACAAATAAAGGGAATAACTGTACAATTCGTTCCTTTGTAAAGAAAACCCCTTTTACAACATTTGTCAAAAAATGCTCTGGAGTAGTTATTTGAATCATTGTCAAAGTGTCAAATCAAGACACTTCATGGGACATATTCATTATGTCAAGATACCATTTACTGATAACACTCAAGAAGAGATTAGACTTGGCTTAAGGACTTCTAAAAAAAACCTGATACAGGATTAACTTGTACCAGAATGATTGAAGGAGAAGAATGGAGAGAAGGAATGGCTCATCTTCCTAAGCATACCATATCATATGTCAATCAGGCTGGAGGCAACAGAACGGGGTCAGtgtagataataataaaaacaaaaacaaaaaacatatatatatacacacacacactgtatatagaCTGTGCTCATCATGCATAATGGCCCAAAGCGTATTGCAAAACAAGAAGAAACAGAATATTCTTTAAGGGCTGAGTCAGTCACCTAGCCTCAACTCAACTCAAAATTCATTTTACTTACTATAGACAAAAATGTAGGCAGAAGTACCGAAAACATGCAGCAACTGAAATTTGCCCTAATAACCATCCTATATCCAATAAAGGCAAATCAGCTCAAGGGACAAAACTCATAATTTGGTGAGGTCAATGGATCCCAGACTTCATGCAATAAATGACAGGAAGGTATTTGCATCTAATTATTAAAAACCCTTCAATATTTTTAATCATGGTAGCCTGTCCAGTTACTTTTAAACCTGTAAAAAATATAGTAACTGTAGGATAGTTGTAGGCTCTAAAATGTTAATGCATGTCATTTCCATCACATCATCCATGCGTAGGTTTTAAGAGTAGTGAAGCGAAGACTAGAGCTACCAggtctacatactgtaccagccgtaattttattctctttatatCTCATATTGTCAACTGTGTCTTTAGAACATTATATTCTTTTGAAAGATATGAAAACCTCAATCTTTTCCGGTATATAAAAAGGGCTGTAGATCAAAAAGTTTTATACCCATTTTAACATTGTCAAATTTTAGAGAATGTTGAAAAAAGTGGCTCATGAGCAGTTATATTTTAACGagtcaaatattttttatagactTCATAGATATGTTTCTACTTTGTTGCACTGATTAAATTACAAGAGTGCTGGATGACAAATTGATTGACaattcttccttttttacatCTTGCTACTGTTAACCACAGTCTAGAATTGGTAATATAGAatccaaatgttttaataattatataagcTGATGATCAAGCAATGCTGGCCCCACACAAGGACGAGAATgaattcaagtcaaacctgatAGCCAAATTCAGCAAGGTTAAAATGTGGCTTAAAGACATGAAGCTTTTTCTTCATATGGGACtgaatttatattatttgcatCTAAACCTTGACTAGTGTTGTATTAGAAAGCCAGTATTTTCCTGCTAAACCCTCTGGTTGCTAGAGTAtgccttttttaaatgaaattttattgaTAAGGTGAACTTAAGGTTGCTGGCTAACACTTTTAGTTCTTTAGCTCAGAAAAAAAGTTGGACTGGATGTCTTGGTTTTCTCTGTATTCTGAAGTGTTATTGTTTTCGTTTTCTGTGAGATTTTTATAATGACATTTCATGTCTTCGACTTCCCAATACCAGTATTTCCCAGTATTCACTTCACTACAGTTATATCATATTGCTTCTTGAAacaatttaaatcttttaaatattaaaacatgtcTACACTTGTaccctttttatatttttgggggcataaaataacacatttacaaACACCACTTTTATTATCTGGTCAAATTATCTAACACATGTTTATTTTACCAAAGCTACCGCATTACTGCCAATTTGTGTTTCGGAAGGAAGGATCGAAACCTATATGGGTGCGTGTTACTCCAGGTTATGTGGAGTAAGAAATTAGAGCATATTGAACATAAACAACAGGCAACCACCAACACTactatataaaagtaaaagcatgGCTTTTTTATGGAAAACTGGGAACTGTTTGTGATTCTAGACATTTGGAGATTGTCTATTGATTCAGCCACAGGAGCATTGGTAAGGTCAGGCAGTGATGTCAGGCAAGAATTCCTAGCACATAGTCAGCATTCATCCTAAAGGTGTCCCATGAGGTTGAGATCAGGTCTTCTTTGAGGTGCATACCACTTAAGTTCTTCCACTACAGTCTTAGCAGACCTTGTGTTTATGGAACTCGCTTTGTCCTCATTGTagtgctggaacaggtttggccCACTAGATTCAATCAAGAGAAATCTTAATTCTATAGCATACAAAGAAGGTTTAGATAATTGTGTACTCCCCAGGTTTTGGGGAGACCCGTATATCCGCATAGTGATCAGGGGTCATGCTTTTGACCACATAGTGGGAAGTGGGGAGgatattatttatatagtcaATGAATATATATAGTCTTCATTTTGATTCAGGCATTGACTTTATTGTTGAAATTGACTCTGAgtatacaaatgaaataaaactaaGTAATTATTGCCATTAATATCCATGTTGTAATGTGCTGATATTATGCTTTCTGTCTTTGTGTAGGATCATGTGACCTGAGAGGTAATCTAAAGTTGTATGGTGCTACAGATAACACCTTCCCCCTGTCCTCCTCGGTTGCTGTATTGAGTGCCCAAAGAAGTGGTTCAGACGGCCATAGAGTAGCATTGGCATTAAGAGAGTACTGCCTCCCAAGCCCACCCTCACCTCTGACTCTAACTAAGACACCCGAGCAACCTACTGATGAGTCCAGCAGCTGTGCCATATCCCTCACAGCTTGTGTTACCAAGGATGTAAATCCCTGGACCCTGTCAGAGGACAGTAATAAAGCATCCCTCACCATAATGGAGCCAATTGGCATGTCTGGGATGACAGAGGACTGCCTAATCCAGCAAAACCGTACTTGCCTGGGCTGCGCCGTTGAGACAAAGGATGCACTGGATACTGAGCCTATTATTAATCTAAAAATGACTGACGTGAACCATGAATATGATGCTTGCTCCATCTCCAACATGCAGTGTATCGGCCTCGGCGGTGAAACAGGCAATTGCTCAGAGCAGCTACTGGCTGACCAGCTTTTGATCTTTCCCATGCCTAAATCTCAGAccggagaaaaaaagaatttagaTAAGACAGAAAATGACCCAGATCAGTCATCCAGAAGCATGTTTGAAGGTCTTCTGCTGGACAAATGCAATGGAGAGAATGGTCTGCTCCCCAGTTCAAACCAGGACTGGGGTTACATCGAGTCCTTTATCAGTGAGAGCAAAATAGAATTGCTGGACCTGTGTTCAAAAAATGAGCTCTCGGTAAACCTTTTCTCAGAAGAAGATGTGGATAACTATATGTTTGACGATGACGATGATTCTGCCCTGAGCAGTGACATGTGCTCGCTGAAAATCCGCTATGAGTCATTCCAGGACAACATGAGAGAAAAGACGAATGTCTTGCAGGAAGAAACCCAGTTTAACTTTTTCCCCAGTGTCATGGTAAACTCCACAAAAACAGAGGGTAGTGTGATAAAGAAGAATGCAGATGACCTTTTAACTAAACCTGAAGACCTTGCACTAGAGAATGAACATAAAGAAAATGGCAGTAATAGCTCCTTAGAGAGAGCATCTGATTATAGTCCAGAAATTAACTTCTTCATTGATTCGAGCAACTCAACTGAAGACTCAGAGGAATATAGTGATGACAGCTCTAGCACTGGGTCTATTGACACTTTTCTTCTGAGCAAAGAGAGAAACTTCTTTTCACAAAAGAATGTTTGCTCTTCCAACCCTCTAAATTATGGCTTGAgagcaaaaagaaaagtcaGGTACAGTGATGACTACCTTTATGATGTTGACTCTATTGACagtgaaaaaaacaatgaaaagcGTGAACAGACATCTACTGGTCCAAGACAGGAAGAGGATGATGACTGGTGCcctaaaaagagaagaaaatcttCCCGGAAAGAACCACCCGTGATAATTAAGTatattattatcaacagatttaaaggggaaaaacacaTGTGTGTAAAGCTCTGCAAAACTGATCCAACAGTCACaactgtgtgtttaaatgaaaacacagTTAGCAAATATGAAAAACTGGCACCTCTGAAGGATTTCTGGCAGAAGAAACAAAGGGAGCATGAAGAACAGCTTAGACTGCATGCAGACGATCAACACAATTTTCACCTTAATGGTAATCGCATGTTTAGTTCTAGCCCTCCCAAAAGGAAACACAAGCTAGCAAACAGACTTAGGATTCAGAGGATTCAAGCTGTGCTGCAGTCGCCCCACAAGCAGGACTTCTGTTACTCTGACCTAAAGCAGGAATCTGGCTCAGCTTGTGAGACAGCTCCCACAGCAAGACCATTAACAATAGCAGCCCCCAGTTGTTTAAGTACATTAGACCCAGATGACATCATCCACACTGTTACCCCAAAGAGCAGATCACAAcggagagaggagagaagaatAGGAAGTAAAATGGTTAGAATTCGGAAATTTAAAAGTGAAGCAAGGATCAGAAGTGAGAGAATGAAGAAATTTGAAGAGAACACTGAAAGCAAGTCAGACATACCTGAAGCATGTGTGGCGACAGAAAATACAGACATTAGTGGAAACAAAACAGAGACGAACTCAGCTATACACAGTCCTCAGAGTCAAACAGCTAAGACCAgtgaaaaaatagtttttatgaCTAACACATGCTCCTATAACAAAGCTACATCATCTGATGATGTGGCCACAGGTATGTCTGTTATCCCTGGAGGCTATCTGCAGACATTGTTGGAAGCCTCAGACTCCATGAGTGGCTCTGGTGGATCGTTTTTTCCTCAGCAGAACCCCAGGCAACAATCTCTGGGTCTCTCTCTGGAAGAGCAGCAATTTACTCCTCTTCAGCTAGCGCAAAGCTGCGTACTCTCCCCACCCTCTGAATCAGAGCTCCAACAGTCGCCTCAGAACTGCCCCAGTCTTACCCAAATGTGGCACACTCCGCTTGACCCAAATCAGCAGTTCCCCTCTGATGTCCCTGAGACAGCAATCTTGCCCAACAACTTTCCTAGTACCATGTCTTTGCCAATAGCAGAAAACCTTGCAGTTTCAGGGTACAGTCAGTTGGAGCTGGATAACAACAGAATcctttatgaaaaaaattacatgccAGAACAGGCACTACCGGCTGATTCAGATTTTCAAGTATGTCAAGTTCCCAGTATGGAAGGCCAACTACAGTTTCAAAGAGGGGCACTGCACAGTAGCAATGGAAGGCTTATCAGTTTCGATTCAGTTGGCTCACTGTCAGCTACTTCCAGCAATTACAGCTCTTTAAGTCTTAAGGCTTGTGAGAAAGATGGTGAGAATGATGTGAATGAGAACTTTCTGGCCCACTGCAGTCCCAAACTGGTGATTCAACAGAACGTTGAAGCAATCACACCACTGCGGGAGTCAACAGACTTGCTTGATATCTCCAACTTCACTCCTGATAAATTCAGACATGCATCACTGTCGGAGCTCTCACCTCCTGAGACCCCCAACTTGTCCCCACAGGTCACATGGCGAGAGCTGAAAATATCGGGAAATTCCAAGGTTCTCCAGAATGGGTCTGAGCTAATATCGGAGGGTACTCAAGAGGTGAAATGGAATTGCAACATTACAGAACACCAAGAACACCTGCCTGGATTTGGAGGAGATAATAACCAGTATCAGTTGCACAGTTCTAATAATGACAACCATATCAGCCTGGAAAAGAAGCCAATTAATGAAACTGGTGCTGAAGTGATCAATGGGAAAAAAGGCTCAAAGAAGAAAGGCAGCAACAGACAAACTTCAGgacaaaattctaaaaaaagcaaagcaacCAAACCAAAACCTGCAAAGGGAGAGAAGGTCAAGACCCCAAGACAGAATTCACGAGCATCAAAAAAGCTAAAAGCCTTATTGGATGAAAAGACTAAAGGCCAGCTTGGGGACACAAAGTGCATGACACATCAGCTGATAGATAGCAGTTCTGAGGACTGGCCCGGAATAGGCTGGTCAGAGACCAACAGTTACACAGATGATCAGCGAGAGTTTGAAGAGCCATCCAACATCCTTTCTAACATTGTATCAGGGATGGCCGAAGTGCAGCGTTTCATGATGACCTCTATCGAGCCGATATGGGGCCCTGCTACAGACATCTGTTTACCTTCAGAGGTAAATAGTCTAAAGTTAAAGACACTAAAAATCCTCGCAGGAACCTCATCTGAACCCAAGAAAAAAGGTTCCGTGTCTGCCGAAGGGGCAAAAGGCAAGAAAGGAGGGGGGAAATGTGGAAAGTCGCAAGCTAAGTTCAATTCCTCTCATCCTCTCTTCCCCCAGTTGACTCTGGGCTGTAACATGTTTGATAAGTCTAATCTTGGGGTACCAGGCGTGAATGGAcctgcacacaaaaaaatgtatcgTCATAAAACCAGCTCTAAATTCCCTCGGATTGAAAACCTTAAAGGCAAGCGGGCTGACCCAAACAAGGACATAGCATTGATGACCTCATTTGAAAAACTGAGGTAATACTTTGTAACTAGCTGCTGATGCACGTTCCTCACTTTTCCCCATTTCCCGCTCAGTCCTCACACCCTGGCACACCTGCACTGACTTAAAGCCGGAGATGCATGGAAATTACCCTTGACCCACCCTTTCTTATTTCGGCCCTCTAAAGAAGATATAGATATCTTGCATGAGAAACTACATGTACTTACAAACTACCTATTGAGTGATTGTGCGAGGCTTGATTGAGATTTTAACCTACCATGGCTGCATTTTCTTCATGCTTTTGCAAtttttcttgtagttgttttcGTTCTTTTtgtctaaagataaaaaaaaaaaaaaccttcataaATGCAATGTGTCTTCTTGGGAGCCATTTTATAAAAGTGAAATTTGCTATCCTAATTGTGTGTTATTATACTTCTTTGTTTGAAACATAGttatttggattaaaaaaaaaaaaatgctgttgtgCAAAGTAAGCTCCTCAATTAGATTTTGTATGCAAAACAGGATGACCTCATCTTGCTCTCTCCCCCATACTGCCTGACTTTTTCAATTCAAAATGCTCATCCTACTATCCTGGATAAGCAACATCCTTTGTAGGCCCTAAAAACGTTGATAGCACACATTGGGACCATTTTGTATCAAAGACATATCAGATTAACATTTTGTCCTATTTTTTCTTACTGATGGCAtggaattataattttattcttATGCTTTTACTATGCTTTTACAGGAGTATTACTGGAACCTATGTTAGAGGGACATTTCTAAGCCATGGAATCTCACTTTTTTGGGTGTCTCTGTACAGAAATGCACTATTTAATGACAACAAGAGTTCTAAAGATCAATGTGCCAAATGTAAACCCTGTGCAAATTTATTAGCTATATAAAAACTGGCTGTTGAATTTACTATTCATAAGAATTTTGGCCGTACCCTTTGAAGACTGTGAGAGTTAACATTCCAgatttttccctctttctttttgGGATCCTATATTACGTAGAGCACCTGCAGCTGACAGTGGTACACAGCCACTCACATAACCAAAACAAGACTGAACTCTCCTCTTCTTTTCCACTGACTTGCCAAAATCTATTTACCTCAGCATTGCGTGACTTTGAAAATAAAGTCAAGCAAGGAACGATGAAAAGCACAGAAGAAAATATGGACACTGTTCTGGATAACCAAGGACACCATACTGACATTAAAGGGTTAGCATGGTAATGCTTATATAATTCATTTTACAAAAATTCATAGGAATGCCCATTTCaggttattttaaatgaatgctGAAATCAAAAGTAACACTTTGGGAgaaatttacataatttacataGGTTTGTACATGCCTGCAATGCAGGTTTAGGGAATATTACAATGTACAGAAACCTCATGTAactgaattattaaaatattttctgttcCAAACGACATGGCTATCAAACTCTTAAAGAAagctttgtgcactggtttTTGGTACAGAAGGCCAAAATtctgaaaatgtttatttatttattttttagtccaCTTATTCAGTTAACTTATTATTCAGATAATCATGAGGTAGCAAATTGTTTATCACGACAATAAACTGGTCAGTTAAACATAGAGATAATTTCTTAGGACATTTTTTGCGAATCTTCAGGAGAAAGGGTGATACAGTAGCTTCTCAGCCTCAAGGTCCTGGTTTTGAACATGATCTTGGGCTACCATCTGCATGGAGTTTAGCGGTTTTCAGGTTTCCTCTTACTCCTCCAGAAACATACAGGAAGACAGATAATTGACACTAATTTGATTCATGGTGAGAAAGTGCATGCATGATACCTGCAACTTATTGTTATATTGTACCAGTTGTATGAGCTATATGCATTAACAATGTTGGTCACAACAAACTGTTTCATAGTCTATTAACTGGGGGGTGGTGACATTCTGAAAGgggcttgattaaaaaaaaaaaaaagttcacaccAAACGTTTCTCACtccagattatttttttcatgtcctTTTAGGGGCTCTGAAGGTTTTGGTGACATTGTagtataaaaatgatttatccAACTGTATTGGTCAAGTTGCCTGAGGACTTGGGCATGCAGTTTCCATTTAAAAGTTTATCAAAAGTGGTAGTAATTACTAATCAGAAATTTCTTCTACTCATTAGCTACATTAGCATTAGACCAGTGCAAAGTTAAACTGACCAGTTGCAACTGAAGTATACGAGCTATTTAAGGTTTCCCGATTTGCATATTGCATATCTAACACACTAACTGGTGAAATATTGACAGCATTCAGCAACTACATGGTGACTATCATCCATAAACGATTTACAAACTTTAACCTAAAATATTTTGCCATTGCAGATTTATCCTAGTAATTACTGAAGTATAGTACAGTAAATTTACTGCCTGCATTTTGTGTATCAAAATGGAAATAATGTGCAGTAAGTGTTAGAATTATTGGGTAAATATGGCTTGGTCTGGAATTTCAACTGTGAAATTTGCTTATAATTGCTAACATTTCTGTGAAACAGGTCACACTTGTTAACATCTATGAATGTCAAAAAATGT is a window encoding:
- the nexmifb gene encoding neurite extension and migration factor — encoded protein: MDVLKETGLHVPTLNSVQTSALDQSGSCDLRGNLKLYGATDNTFPLSSSVAVLSAQRSGSDGHRVALALREYCLPSPPSPLTLTKTPEQPTDESSSCAISLTACVTKDVNPWTLSEDSNKASLTIMEPIGMSGMTEDCLIQQNRTCLGCAVETKDALDTEPIINLKMTDVNHEYDACSISNMQCIGLGGETGNCSEQLLADQLLIFPMPKSQTGEKKNLDKTENDPDQSSRSMFEGLLLDKCNGENGLLPSSNQDWGYIESFISESKIELLDLCSKNELSVNLFSEEDVDNYMFDDDDDSALSSDMCSLKIRYESFQDNMREKTNVLQEETQFNFFPSVMVNSTKTEGSVIKKNADDLLTKPEDLALENEHKENGSNSSLERASDYSPEINFFIDSSNSTEDSEEYSDDSSSTGSIDTFLLSKERNFFSQKNVCSSNPLNYGLRAKRKVRYSDDYLYDVDSIDSEKNNEKREQTSTGPRQEEDDDWCPKKRRKSSRKEPPVIIKYIIINRFKGEKHMCVKLCKTDPTVTTVCLNENTVSKYEKLAPLKDFWQKKQREHEEQLRLHADDQHNFHLNGNRMFSSSPPKRKHKLANRLRIQRIQAVLQSPHKQDFCYSDLKQESGSACETAPTARPLTIAAPSCLSTLDPDDIIHTVTPKSRSQRREERRIGSKMVRIRKFKSEARIRSERMKKFEENTESKSDIPEACVATENTDISGNKTETNSAIHSPQSQTAKTSEKIVFMTNTCSYNKATSSDDVATGMSVIPGGYLQTLLEASDSMSGSGGSFFPQQNPRQQSLGLSLEEQQFTPLQLAQSCVLSPPSESELQQSPQNCPSLTQMWHTPLDPNQQFPSDVPETAILPNNFPSTMSLPIAENLAVSGYSQLELDNNRILYEKNYMPEQALPADSDFQVCQVPSMEGQLQFQRGALHSSNGRLISFDSVGSLSATSSNYSSLSLKACEKDGENDVNENFLAHCSPKLVIQQNVEAITPLRESTDLLDISNFTPDKFRHASLSELSPPETPNLSPQVTWRELKISGNSKVLQNGSELISEGTQEVKWNCNITEHQEHLPGFGGDNNQYQLHSSNNDNHISLEKKPINETGAEVINGKKGSKKKGSNRQTSGQNSKKSKATKPKPAKGEKVKTPRQNSRASKKLKALLDEKTKGQLGDTKCMTHQLIDSSSEDWPGIGWSETNSYTDDQREFEEPSNILSNIVSGMAEVQRFMMTSIEPIWGPATDICLPSEVNSLKLKTLKILAGTSSEPKKKGSVSAEGAKGKKGGGKCGKSQAKFNSSHPLFPQLTLGCNMFDKSNLGVPGVNGPAHKKMYRHKTSSKFPRIENLKGKRADPNKDIALMTSFEKLR